The DNA region TGAgaaacattataaataagactaatatgttTTCAACTACGAACGAGccgaaagcttgatttatcaagcgtccaaaTTTCCTAAGACTGTtcacataagattttaaacaatttataaatatttgacatattactcattaacatataaatttataaaattttatatattaaaaattattttaaaaaatttatcaaaatttgacatgttatttattaatatttttaaaaatttccaaattttctatACTAAAATGACAATGACAACAACTTACATTAGCCGCGTTTTATAGCACTACAGAGGGTAAAATAGTCATTTACCAACAAAACAATCCTCTCTACAAAACAAgcacactctctctcttctcattctctccggcttctctgttttttttttttagtgtttttcaGTTTCATTCGgttacgaagaagaagaaagagtaaaggttgcatttttatttgcattttgtaagtaaaaaatggagaagaagcaAGGGTTTTTCTCAACACTGAGAGACGAAGTGGTAAGAGGCTTATCACCTTCTCGTTCCAGACCACCACGTTCTCGTTCCGCAAGCCCATCACGCTCAAATAACAACCCAACACATATGAAAGCTCTTCTCTGGGGTAGAAAGAAACTACTCGCTAGCTCCGGCGGCTgcagcggcggcggcggcggaggtcTCTACTTGCCGCAACCGGAGCCGTTGATTGGGAGATCCGGTAGTTTAAGACCTGTCATGGAAGGTCCTGATCCGGATGATAACGGTGAAATGCCTCCTCCTGGTGGTGGGGATTCGAAAAGACTCGGGTCGGGTCTTACTCATTGGGTCAAAGGTCAGTGGTCACGTGCTCCCTCCGTGCCTTCCAACACTCCGGCTTCTCGGAGGTCTGATCTGAGGGTTCTCCTTGGCGTTATGGGAGCTCCTCTCGCTCCCATTAGCGTCTCTTCCTCAACTCATCTCCTTCACCTCACCATCACAGATTCTCCCATTGTTAGTCTCTCATTCATAAAGTTGAAGTTTTTAATCCCCTGAATTCATAAATCTTTTAGACTCCAGATCTTGTTTGAGAATATGGACATTTTTGTGATGCttgttttattgaaaatttcTTAATTCTAGTTGATTGTTTGGATTGGTTGGTGGAGTATTGTCATTATCTGGTGGGGGTTTGATTCATATAATACTCAGATTTTGAGTtgtatatgaatttgatttacTATAATAATANNNNNNNNNNNNNNNNNNNNNNNNNNNNNNNNNNNNNNNNNNNNNNNNNNNNNNNNNNNNNNNNNNNNNNNNNNNNNNNNNNNNNNNNNNNNNNNNNNNNNNNNNNNNNNNNNNNNNNNNNNNNNNNNNNNNNNNNNNNNNNNNNNNNNNNNNNNNNNNNNNNNNNNNNNNNNNNNNNNNNNNNNNNNNNNNNNNNNNNNNNNNNNNNNNNNNNNNNNNNNNNNNNNNNNNNNNNNNNNNNNNNNNNNNNNNNNNNNNNNNNNNTACTTGCCGCAACCGGAGCCGTTGATTGGGAGATCCGGTAGTTTAAGACCTGTCATGGAAGGTCCTGATCCGGATGATAACGGTGAAATGCCTCCTGGTGGTGGTACTGGTGGGGATTCGAAAAGACTCGGGTCGGGTCTTACTCATTGGGTCAAAGGTCAGTGGTCACGTGCTCCCTCCGTGCCTTCCAACACTCCGGCTTCTCGGAGGTCTGATCTGAGGGTTCTCCTCGGCGTTATGGGAGCTCCTCTCGCTCCCATTAGCGTCTCTTCCTCAACTCATCTCCTTCACCTCACCATCACAGATTCTCCCATTGTTAGTCTCTCATTCATAAAGTTGAAGTTTTTAATCCCCTGAATTCATAAATCTTTTAGACTCCAGATCTTGTTTGAGAATATGGACATTTTTGTGATGCttgttttattgaaaatttcTTAATTCTAGTTGATTGTTTGGATTGGTTGGTGGAGTATTGTCATTATCTGGTGGGGGTTTGATTCATATAATACTCAGATTTTGAGTtgtatatgaatttgatttactataataataataaaattcagtttttttgtttgtattattgtgtgatatatgtttttctgtGGGTGTGTTGTTTGTAGGAAACATCATCTGCGCAGTACATTTTGCAACAGTACACGGCGGCTTGTTGTGGTGGTCAGAAGTTAACAAACTCCATTAAAAACGCTTATGCTATGGGTAAGCTCAAGATGATCACTTCAGAGCTCGAAACCCCTACTGGTACTGTTAGAAACCGGAACTCCACCAAGTCTGAAATTGGAGGGTTCGTTCTATGGCAGATGAATCCTGATATGTGGTATGTTGAGCTCTCTGTTGGTGGTAGTAAGGTTCGTGCTGGCTGCAATGGGAAGCTCGTTTGGCGACATACTCCTTGGCTTGGTTCTCACACTGCTAAAGGACCCGTCAGGCCTCTTCGCCGTGCTCTTCAGGTTTAATCCCCTaaccgaaaacaaaaaaacttccaTGGTTCTTGAAGTCAATCCAATGGTTGTCTTATTATGTTTAATGATCACCCAGGGACTTGATCCGGGAACTACTGCTACTATGTTTGCTGAGTCGAAGTGTGTTGGAGAGAGGAAGGTGAATGGTGAAGATTGTTTCATTCTGAAGCTATGCACTGACCCTGAAACGCTAAAGGCGAGGAGTGAAGGACCAGCAGAGATCGTAAGACACATCCTCTTTGGTTACTTCAGCCAAAGAACAGGGCTTTTAGCTCAAATCGAGGATTCTCAGTTGACTCGAATCCAATCTAACGATGGTGATGCTGTTTACTGGGAGACTACAATCAGTTCGTCTCTAGACGATTACAAACAAGTCGAAGGGATCATGATTGCTCACTCTGGACGCTCTGTTGTTACTCTCTTCAGATTCGGGGAAGTGGCGATGAGCCACACTAGGACAAAGATGGAGGAAAGATGGACTATTGAAGAAGTTGCTTTCGATGTTCCTGGTCTGTCTCCAGATTGCTTTATCCCACCTGCTGATCTTAGGTCTGGTTCGTTAACTGAAGCATGCGAGTACTCGGGTCAAGAGGAGAAAGGGAAGAGCTCGATCACGTTGGCTGCAACAACAGCACATAGAGCTAAAGTAGCAGCCTTGGAGAAAGNaaaacaaaaaaacttccaTGGTTCTTGAAGTCAATCCAATGGTTGTCTTATTATGTTTAATGATCACCCAGGGACTTGATCCGGGAACTACTGCTACTATGTTTGCTGAGTCGAAGTGTGTTGGAGAGAGGAAGGTGAATGGTGAAGATTGTTTCATTCTGAAGCTATGCACTGACCCTGAAACGCTAAAGGCGAGGAGTGAAGGACCAGCAGAGATCGTAAGACACATCCTCTTTGGTTACTTCAGCCAAAGAACAGGGCTTTTAGCTCAAATCGAGGATTCTCAGTTGACTCGAATCCAATCTAACGATGGTGATGCTGTTTACTGGGAGACTACAATCAGTTCGTCTCTAGACGATTACAAACAAGTCGAAGGGATCATGATTGCTCACTCTGGACGCTCTGTTGTTACTCTCTTCAGATTCGGGGAAGTGGCGATGAGCCACACTAGGACAAAGATGGAGGAAAGATGGACTATTGAAGAAGTTGCTTTCGATGTTCCTGGTCTGTCTCCAGATTGCTTTATCCCACCTGCTGATCTTAGGTCTGGTTCGTTAACTGAAGCATGCGAGTACTCGGGTCAAGAGGAGAAAGGGAAAAGCTCGATCGCGTTGGCTGCAACAACAGCACATAGAGCTAAAGTAGCAGCCTTGGAGAAAGGAAGGTTCCACGAGAATCCGGTTTGGCATATCGACGTCTGAGTTGTGTAGGGAAGATGCAATCTGTGCATAGTAATGCTTATAACAAGCCGTAATCCTTGAAATCAAAACTAACTAACCACTTTTGTTTAACAGCTTACATATTAGGAGTTTGATTACACAACTGGTTTATTTCAGTTTTCGtttgtctgtttttttcttctttgtcaccTTCAATTTTTTTCGAGTAAGGTGATGGGATTGATTTGCAAAAACGGTGGcaacaagagaaggagaatTGTTGTTGCTTAAGTGATGAATttgtctcattttttttttgtttgtttgataaattttcaattaatggAAAAGCTAAGTTTCTCCATCTTCTATCAAATGTCCTGGTTTTAAACCAGACTAAACCGTTCCAAGTTGTTTGAATTTGAATCATATTAGATTTAATGTTGTTAAAGACATGATGATATTGatgtgatacaaaaaaaaagtttgaaacattCTTAATGTATGTATAGTTAATTTTAGTGGCCAGAGAGTGAGGTGAGTTAGGTACCCAATAAAGAAAGTGATAGTTAGGAACACATAAATTGGATTTTATGAAAggaattgaagatgatgattatgaatttat from Camelina sativa cultivar DH55 chromosome 3, Cs, whole genome shotgun sequence includes:
- the LOC104777910 gene encoding uncharacterized protein LOC104777910 isoform X2, which codes for MEKKQGFFSTLRDEVVRGLSPSRSRPPRSRSASPSRSNNNPTHMKALLWGRKKLLASSGGCSGGGGGGLYLPQPEPLIGRSGSLRPVMEGPDPDDNGEMPPGGGTGGDSKRLGSGLTHWVKGQWSRAPSVPSNTPASRRSDLRVLLGVMGAPLAPISVSSSTHLLHLTITDSPIETSSAQYILQQYTAACCGGQKLTNSIKNAYAMGKLKMITSELETPTGTVRNRNSTKSEIGGFVLWQMNPDMWYVELSVGGSKVRAGCNGKLVWRHTPWLGSHTAKGPVRPLRRALQGLDPGTTATMFAESKCVGERKVNGEDCFILKLCTDPETLKARSEGPAEIVRHILFGYFSQRTGLLAQIEDSQLTRIQSNDGDAVYWETTISSSLDDYKQVEGIMIAHSGRSVVTLFRFGEVAMSHTRTKMEERWTIEEVAFDVPGLSPDCFIPPADLRSGSLTEACEYSGQEEKGKSSIALAATTAHRAKVAALEKGRFHENPVWHIDV
- the LOC104777910 gene encoding uncharacterized protein LOC104777910 isoform X1, translated to MEKKQGFFSTLRDEVVRGLSPSRSRPPRSRSASPSRSNNNPTHMKALLWGRKKLLASSGGCSGGGGGGLYLPQPEPLIGRSGSLRPVMEGPDPDDNGEMPPPGGGDSKRLGSGLTHWVKGQWSRAPSVPSNTPASRRSDLRVLLGVMGAPLAPISVSSSTHLLHLTITDSPIETSSAQYILQQYTAACCGGQKLTNSIKNAYAMGKLKMITSELETPTGTVRNRNSTKSEIGGFVLWQMNPDMWYVELSVGGSKVRAGCNGKLVWRHTPWLGSHTAKGPVRPLRRALQGLDPGTTATMFAESKCVGERKVNGEDCFILKLCTDPETLKARSEGPAEIVRHILFGYFSQRTGLLAQIEDSQLTRIQSNDGDAVYWETTISSSLDDYKQVEGIMIAHSGRSVVTLFRFGEVAMSHTRTKMEERWTIEEVAFDVPGLSPDCFIPPADLRSGSLTEACEYSGQEEKGKSSIALAATTAHRAKVAALEKGRFHENPVWHIDV